Genomic DNA from Perognathus longimembris pacificus isolate PPM17 chromosome 6, ASM2315922v1, whole genome shotgun sequence:
GTGTGTACTCTATGGTGTCCAATGAGATGTGAACGCTGAATGAAAGCTTTCCCACATTCATCACATTTATAGGGCTTTTCACCAGTGTGAGTTCTCCTGTGTTTACTGAGATCTGAGCTATGACTGAAACTTTTCCCACATTCATCACAGTTATATcgtcttctttccttctgttgcCGTTCTAATCTCCCCTCATTTTCAATTGAATCTTTGGATTCAGGATGATAAGGAATATCTTTGGTAAATCTGTTGTTTATCTCCTCAAGGAATTCCATATCTTTGGTCATATCTTCATGTGATGATACTTCATCTTTAGTCCTAATTTTATTACCTGTaacaaatagtaaataaatactttttattctATGTTTGTGAAGCAAAAGGAAGAACATATAAATAGTATAAATGTATTACAAAACAAGCTGGGTtctgatggcccacacctgtaatgttagctactcaggaggttgagatcggagaattgtggtttgaagccagcccaggcaggaaaaatccatgaaactcttatctccacttaaactaccagaaaactggatgtggtgctgtggctcaaagtggtagagtactaacctgagcaaaagagctcaggaaaagtgcccagcccctgaattcaagccttacaaccaccaaaaaaaaagtattacaaaaCAATGAGAACTCATAACACCCGCATCATAATTTGGTACCATCATAGTGTATAGtcaaaatattgtaaagaaagAGGTCAAATAAAGGTAACAGAGCAATAGGATAGAGAgtagtttttaatgtttttcccaCCAGTcctactcaagccacagcaccacttccagctttttctgtatatgtgatattgaggaattgaacccagggcttcatgtatgctagacaagcactctaccactaggccacattccctgccccgaGAGCAgccaaactgtgagccaaaattaaacttttctttttgacaTACACAGCTTTTGGTACTGTGTtattagaaacagaaaatgaagataaCCTTACCTTCCTCATAGTCACAAAACTCTAGTTCCTTACCATTCTCAGATTTCTGTTTCAGTAGAGTCTTCTTTGAATGAGGCTGGCTAGTCAGTGACTCATATGGCTTTTCCAAGGCAACCAGTTTGTCCATGAACATGTCCTTGCTTTCTGAATTGGCTGGGATCTGAAAACCAAGAGAATTGTGACAGATTTGGATTCAATTTTATATTGTAATGATTAGAAGAATGCTTAATCCATATAGTTCTTTCCCCAAATGATCTTAAAGGGATATAGGATCATAGACTTAGGATTTAGAAGGTACTTGAGAAATCATATGGCCCAGAAAAGGAAGATTTCTTCTACACCAAATATGGTAGCCATAGtcataaataaatattacttaTTATTTAAATGCAGCTGGTATAAATTGGAGTAATCTAAGTGTAAAATATGTACCAAATTTGAAAAAGTTAAAAACTATATCATTTTAAGTATTGATTACATAATTACATACTTTGGAGTAAATAAAATATGTCTCATTGAAATGATTAGAATAATTCTAGTATTATTAGAAAATTTACAAATATAGCACACACACTAtagtacatacatgcatatatacatgtatatacacatacatatatgtatatacatatgtatgtgtatatacatacgtatacatgtatatctattgtatatatatccatgtatttatttttttggacagTGCTGTTGTGCAATGTCCTTGAGAGCTATTCGAGTCCTCACAAATACATTTACGGAAAAGGAGATTCTTACAGCACAATCCAATTTATTTGGACTACTTATGGAATAATCCAATTGATTTACAGTCACATTaggaaagttttttaaaaaattttcctcAGATATGCTTTCCTATAACTTTCTACTGATCCTAGTATGCCTAGAACCAGTCTGTTCCCTAGTGTCTCTTCTCTTTACAAAGCCACATTTCAGTTATTTGATACAGACAGTCATATCTCTCCCTAAACCATGTTTTCCCTCTAGGTTATACATTTTCAATATGTTCAGTTATTTCTTTGacatatcttttgttttgttttggtccacATACCCTGATCACTCCCAGCCAACTATCACCCCATCatcacacctgtattcctggtTCATGGAGCTCTCTTTCCAGATCCTCCAGCACAGTCACTGCTTCCTCTCCACTCTCTGGATGGTGGACCTGCACCCATGCTTGCAGGTCCCTAGGAAGAATGCTCAGGAATTGTTCCAGCACTAGCAGGTCTAAAATCTGCTCCTTGGTGTGGCATTCTGGCTTCAGCCACTGGCTGCAAAGCTCCCTGAGCTGAGTAAGAACTTCCCGGGGTCCAGATGCATCTTGGTAGCAAAGCTTCCTGAAGTGCTGCCTGAAGAGTTCCCTCCGATAAGGACTATACTTCTGTGACATGGAGTCCTGTCCCCCGTGAGAGTTCTCAGCATTCACTTTAAGACGTCCTTTTTGTCCTTCAGGTTCCACAGCTACAGCCATCCTGGGTTTATCAGATTAATCCTCCCTCTGGGATCTTGCCTCAAAGACACTCCTAAGGAATAAAAAGTTGTTACCATACAGAAAGAACAAAATCTGTTGCAGTGATAAGAAACACACACTTAATGAAGCCAAGCCACTAGAATTGAGTAGCAGGAAACCAGTCTCCTGTGAGGCTGTAAAGAACAGTGGGACAGGGACAACTGTATCATGTAGAAGTTACTTGTCTAGACTAGAATTCAGATCCTCATGTATCTCACTTGGCTGAGGTATAGATTAAATGACAAAAGGTATGCAGGGTACGTGGCTTGTCAGCTGCCCCAACTAAGTACACTACTGAATAAACTACTAAGTTATTCCATTCGTCAAAAGGCTCCACAGCATTCCCGATTCCGAGATGCCCAGGTCCCCTCCCGACCCAGGCTTTCCAGGGAAATCGGCCCAAGTTATTCTCTTGGGTACATCTGTCGCCCAGGGAGGGGGTCAGTGCTGGAGCGTTACACTGCCCACAACAGGAGGGTGTGGGGAGGGTGTCGCTGCTGACTCTGGCTGTGCTTTGTCCCCTCTTTTTCTCCATTTGGGGAGTCCGGGAAACACTCACCTCGCAAGTCGAGAGGCACAGGTGACACAGCCGGCGTCCCCACAGCAGCCCTGAACAAAGGCTAGACTTCAGGAGTGCAATGGGCGCCAGCGGCGGCCTCGCAGCACTTCCGGGCCGCTCTAGGAACCGGTGCCTCGGTGGCAGCCCCGGGCTTCTAGCCGCGCTCCCCCCTGGAGGACCGAATTACTGTCCCTTTAATGGAATCTCTCACCtgtctcaagatttttttttttaaattattaaacaaGTAATTTAACTAAATCGTGCATTTGCAAGAGCTTGTTAAAAAGAAACGTCTCCACGAGTCCAGTTTTGACAAATTCAAATGTTTCTCTGGACAGATTCTTCCATAGATTTATTGCACAAGTATGAGTTACCTTCGCGTTGTTCCTGCGACACAAATTGCCTGTTTTCCCTCCTACCAACTGGTCTTGTACATAAAGAATGCCCTGGATCTTGCTAAAAGAGAACAACTGCGTTGTTGTTCGGTTGTGTATATGCGCCGTAATTTAagaactaccccccccccccccagtaatgctgtttccaatttttctttttcaaatactaTTGCAAAAATCACGGTCAACCTATATCATATGTGTAAGGATATATCAGTCCGTATTAGAATGACTAGATTGTAAAGTGAGGGAGGACATTTGACTTTTGTTAGTGCCAAATCATGAATCTTGGAAGCTGTTGGCTATGTTCTTGTCTACCTATGTTCTTGTCAACATAGTACTGTATTTTGGTAATCACTAAGACAATAAGTGAAAAAGACTGTCTTGATTGTATccaccctctttcctttccttccatgaATACTGATTATTCACCTTCTACGTCAGGCCCTGTTTTAGAagctggaatgtgtgtgtgtgcacatatgcacacaggcAATTAACAAAGTAGATGCTAGTGctaaggagaaaataaaggataTAGGCAGTTTGGGGTGAGATTGAAATGATGTGACATGAATAGATTGTTCATGGAGGACTTCACAaataagttgtcatttgagcAAATATTGAAGAGCCATTAGGAGTAAAATGTTTCAGGAAGAGGGAGAACAAATGCAAAAGTTGAGAGTGCAGTTTGTTTGCAATTTACAGAATTTTATGTCATATAAGCAAATatgatatatatgctatatatagaaaaagcacatTTTCAGAACTGTAGGTGACAGTATATACCCAGTTAAATAAAACACAAGTTCCAAATCAATTCATAAGGACACGGGCTTTCAATGCTCATATAATCTGCTTCTTTTATAGGTAATTCTAGTCATGTTACCAACTCAATAATTACACAAGTTTTTAAACAATGGGTAGCAAACATTCTAGGCATTATTTGTAGGTAAGCACAAAGATCTATGTAGACACAGATTTCAGTAtaaatcctgttttttttttcatccacaaCAGAATGAAGACAGGAAATAGTAAAGGCATATAGTATGAATAAGTATAAAacattatgggggctgggaatatggcctagtggtagagtgcttgcctcacatacatgaagctctgggttccattcctcagtaccacacatatagaaaaagccagaagtggcactgtggctcagtggtagagtgctagccttgaacaaaaagaagccaggaacagtgctcaggccttgagttcaagccccaggactggtaaaaaacaaaacaaaaacaataggatGAAAGTGACTATCCACCTTTTCTTTTATCAGTATCTAATATGGATTCTTCTCTATATTAGGATTATTAttcaaatttctatatagatatcCTGCTACTTCTTTCCTAGTTGTCTTCTTCTAAAGTTTTAAATATTCTCATGGGTCCCATGTAAATCCCAACCATGTTCAAGACTGAAATTATGTGCTTTTTCTTACAGCTCTATTTGACCACTGACACATTCTCTAGTATCTTCTTCCTTTGATATTACATTATAGTTACCTTTTGAACTGATCATAAAATGACattattctttaatatttttcatgCACGACACTATAATTACCTATACTTATTGACTCTAAGAGGAGGACAGTAATAGAAAATACTCTATTTTGCACTCCCTGTGGTATATATGGATGTAAGACTGTGGGAGCGGTCTTCATAATACATTTAATTGATGACACTATATTTTATTGTGGCTTTTCTGGGACTCAACTATATCTATCTACATCAGTAAAATGCCAATAGGAGTAAGAGCTGTGATTATGTCATTTTACAACGGACAATTCAACTAATGATCTCAttaggttttctgttttgttgaatTACTTTCAGTCCAGGTAAatcattgggaaaaaaaatttcTCTGGCCCAGAGTTTTTCTTAAGGCTCCCTTCAGCTCATTGTTTCTTAGGCTATAAATGAAGGGATTCAGCACAGGGGCTACAATCATGAAAATTACTGATGCAGCTGAGTCTCTTTCAGTTGAATGGTTGGATGAAGGGCTCATATAGACCCCCGTGATCGCTCCGTAGAAAAGAATAACCAAGGCAAGGTGAGACccacaggtggagaaggccttgaGTTTTCCTTGAAAAGAAGGTATTTTCATCACAGCAGATACAATTCGACTGTAGGATGCCAGGATACATACTGAAGGAACTACAAAAATCAGTCCCACCACAGCCAGAACCATCAACTGATTTAGGCTGGTATCTGaacaggagagaaggaggagagagttgATATCACAAAAGAAATGGTGGATGATATTGTCAGAGCAGAAGTGCAGACAGGCCATCATAAGAGTGTGTAAGAGAGGGTTCAAAGTGGCAATGACCCAAGGTACAGCCACCAAAGAGGCACAGAGATGCTGAGTCATAATGGTGGAGTAATGCAAAGGGTGACAGATGGCCACATAACGGTCATAGGCCATCACTGTGAGAAGAAAATTGTCCATGTTGGCAAACATCATACAGAAATACATCTGAGTGAGGCATCCAGAATAGGAGATCGACTGACTCTGGGTTTGAATGTTCAGTAGCATCTTGGGGACTGTAGCTGAAGGAAGACAGAGGTCTACCAAGGATagattggcaaggaagaaatacatCGGTGTGTGGAGGTGACGATTTGACCCAATGGCCAGCAAGATGAGCAAGTTTCCAAACAGCCCTGTTAAATAGAGACACAAGAAAATTGCAAAGAGGAGTGTCTGCTTCCCTGGCCAATTTGAGAAGCCCAGGAGGAGAAATTCAGAGACAtttgtttggttttccttttccatttcttgtatCTGCATGAAAACCCAAAGagtgaaattatatttttgcttggttaaaaaaaaatcccttggcaGTTTTGTATGTTCACCTTGTCTTATTCCTATTTACCAACTAGTCTTTCTTGATAACCCTATCTTCTCTCTGGCTCTTTCTGCCAATACTCACTGAGCCTTAGGTATGTCGTTCTACTTCATCAGTTGTCTTTACATCTACCCTCCTTTATTGGAATCTTTACTTAGCTTTCTATAGAATctatacttttttgctcaaggctagtgctctaccatttcagccacagctccatttctggaattttttttggtagttaattggagataagagtctcacagattttcctgtctgggctggctttgaactgggatcctcaaatatCAATATTCtgggaagctagaattacagactttAGCCACGGTGCCCTCCTcctttcgtttgtttgtttgggtcacTCTTGtgtgttgaactcaaggcctgggtgctgttcctgagcattttgctcaaagctagttctctaccactttagccatagctcaacttttgatttttttggtagttaattggagataagaatctcatggactttcctgccagggctggcttccaagtgcaattctcagatcgcaaactgctgagtagctaggattatagatgctaAACACTATCTCCtgactattcttttctttttcttcctccctctctccctcccttcctctcttcctccctccctctctccctccctttctctttccctcccttcctttctttttaaacatagaTTGGGGCAAGTTCATACCCACTGGCATAAAATTTTCCtgatacatttccttttattttcaatcGTGCTTATTACTACTTTATATTTTTTGTGTGATTCTATTAAAGATTTTATATGATTGTGGAAACAACTTATAGGAAATGAATAAAGGGATTATTGTAAAAAAATTATGGAAGGAGAACTACTTTTTAGGCCAATAAAGAAGCAATATAGACTCCAGGAAATAGTTTTTAATTCAGAATCATCAATGCTTATTGACTTCTTTGTTTGCACTCAACTGATGATATTGGTGATGAAGTAGATTAAATATATCTTACCTCATTTTTGTGTCAAAATACTTTTCCTGTTGGAAATGTAGTAAAACAATGAGAAGCACATGAGCCTAAGTTAGTAAACTCTATGGCTACATTACAAAATCATAAAATTTTCACCAagctagaaaaaaatttaaaagggaaAAGTTACTACTTTCAAGTGCTGTATGCCACCCTACATACATTCCCACTTTCTTAATCTGTACAAAAATTTCATCATGTGTATCGTACATTTTTATCATTATGTACTCATTGAGTTTTGGCATAATCCTGGTCTGCAAtaagatttttgtctttcttttttgtgatgctggagattgaaccagtGGTTCATACAGGCTGGGCAATATCATTGAGTCTCACCCCTACCTTCTGACATGattatttgatttgaaatctagCCCACTTTTCACAAAGCAAATGCTGTATCAGGGAATTCATCTCTTGAGATAGTTGGCACTcactatttgaataacaaattcCACGGTTGGCTACTAGGCACCTACTTCATATATTAAGCAATGATTGTTGGCCTTGGGTGCAGGCTGAACTTGTCTTATGTAAGGAAAGACagattttcttcccatttcttctaaCCTGTTGTTTTCCCCTTGTACTTACCAGGTGCTCATATCAGGACTTCCTGGAAGGATACTTAACTTTTAAGTCGCACTCAGAGGtaatgagaaatataaaaattggGAGAATTTTTCCCTTTCCCCAGAATGTATAAGATTGAGGAAAAGGATGATTCTGAAACAGGTTACATATACTTGGCAGTGAGAATGAGAGAGACCAAGGCATTAAAATGCACAGCTTCTTTGTAGCCCCAGGGACCTCCCGGGGACCCCAATCTTGACAAGCTCCCTCAACTCTAGCAATAATTGCCTTATTCCCCTGGTGGTTTTCCCATTCGAATTAGCCTACTGTAGGAACATAGACATTTCTCCAGGGATAGGTAAAGAATTAAAGGATCTGGAGATTGTTCATAGGCTTCCAGGAACAATTGTAAAATCTCTCACTACTTCCCAAGAAAATCCCAAATGTAAAGTATGTATACCTATGACACTAGTAGCAAATGTTTCTAGTTTGAATTAGGAAACGGTTTCTTAGAAAGAAATCATTCTAAGTAGGATTGACCAATTCTCTAAATGATAGTTCCCTTCCTGAAGCACCTTTAGTAAGCCCATTATTGAACTTGTAAGTACCTATCTATTAGTGTTGCCTGAGATCAAAAGACCCATTTtatgggaaaggagaagagattaTGGACATGTGGCTAAAATTTACTGGTCTTATATGTTATATTCTGTGGAAGCATTGAGGTTAAGATACTATCCTTATTTGCATAGGTGATACTTTTCTTCAAATTCTTCCATGGTCTATGTTTgttctaaaaaaaattaatatggatatgtctacctgacctagagaagggaaagaaaaacagggcataagatatcacaagaaatgtacacactcccctactatgtaactgtgccctttttgcacaacaccctgtccaaaaatcttgtgttcaattaataaataaatttaaaaaaattaatatggtTTAAAACAtgtccccccctttcttttttggtgccaattctggggcttgaacttgggatctgggtgtgtccctgagtatttttgctcaagtccagtgttataccacagttccacttctgatggTTAATGGGAGTTaagaagactttcctgcctaggttggcttttatccatgatcctcagagctcagcctcctgagtagctaggattataggcatggcccACCAACACCTGGTTTTTGAAacttatatatgtacacatagaaCATGGCATACATGTATAATCTTGTATAGAC
This window encodes:
- the Zscan16 gene encoding zinc finger and SCAN domain-containing protein 16 — its product is MAVAVEPEGQKGRLKVNAENSHGGQDSMSQKYSPYRRELFRQHFRKLCYQDASGPREVLTQLRELCSQWLKPECHTKEQILDLLVLEQFLSILPRDLQAWVQVHHPESGEEAVTVLEDLERELHEPGIQIPANSESKDMFMDKLVALEKPYESLTSQPHSKKTLLKQKSENGNKIRTKDEVSSHEDMTKDMEFLEEINNRFTKDIPYHPESKDSIENEGRLERQQKERRRYNCDECGKSFSHSSDLSKHRRTHTGEKPYKCDECGKAFIQRSHLIGHHRVHTGVKPYKCKECGKEFSGRTGLIQHQRIHTGEKPYECDECGRPFRVSSALIRHQRIHIANKLY
- the LOC125352919 gene encoding putative olfactory receptor 1F12P, whose protein sequence is MQIQEMEKENQTNVSEFLLLGFSNWPGKQTLLFAIFLCLYLTGLFGNLLILLAIGSNRHLHTPMYFFLANLSLVDLCLPSATVPKMLLNIQTQSQSISYSGCLTQMYFCMMFANMDNFLLTVMAYDRYVAICHPLHYSTIMTQHLCASLVAVPWVIATLNPLLHTLMMACLHFCSDNIIHHFFCDINSLLLLSCSDTSLNQLMVLAVVGLIFVVPSVCILASYSRIVSAVMKIPSFQGKLKAFSTCGSHLALVILFYGAITGVYMSPSSNHSTERDSAASVIFMIVAPVLNPFIYSLRNNELKGALRKTLGQRNFFSQ